CAGGTGCAGTTTGAGCTTCTGCTTGCTTTCTTTAGACCTATAAATGTGTTAAGTtttgattaaaggtgcactcacaaatatttttatgttttgctgGCCGATATGGcagttacactgacacctagtggtgtggatgtagCGTCAcacaaaatcaatagttttcagttaccaatggcATTCTCTAAACGGAAGAGTGTGATTGAGATAAAATGAGTCAAGTGATCAATACATGGTGGTCCCCATGAGGCAGCCCATGTAAAATGAAACCAATTTGATTAGGCTACTaatatgactggattcttcatctcgtgtgtgtgtgtgtgtgtgtacatgattttaaaagaagatttcaaaagtactattaatttTTTTAGGGGTGGAACATTTCTTTAGGGGAATAAATGAATGGAGTGCACCTTGAAGAAAAATGAAACTCTTATATCCTTGGATAATCACATGACCTGTGATCTTTGTACCATTATTATCCTCACTGCAGGTTTGTAGGAGGTTTCCTGACGCTCAGCCCAGACTATGGCTTTGTGCTTGAGGATGAGGAAGGTATTTGTGGCTATGCTTTGGGCACTGTGGATGTCAAACCTTTTGTGAAGAAATGCAAGTTAAGTTGGATACCATTCATGCAGGAGAAATACAACAAGCCAGACACAGAGAAGGACATGTCAGAGGCAGAGGTTAGCTCACACTCCACTCCACTGTAATTTCTTCTACAGCGAACCCATCCTTGATGTTTCAGGGTTATAAGATGTTAATGGAAGTCTTTTTTTCTCCATAGAAAATGATGCTAAGCTtccatgaggaggaggagggcttgCCAGAATCATTCCTGAGTAACTTCCCGTCCCTTATTAAAGTGGATATTCATGCAAAGGTTACTGACCCCAGTGTTGCCAAAAGCATGATGGGATGTCTCCTCTCATCGCTCAAAGCTAATGGTAGGTAGAGTAGGGTtaggtgtgtgtatgtacagtgctgtgggaaagtattttcccccttcctgatttcttctgggtttttttgttgttgattttatataaaaaaaaaaaaaattattgattctcatattgaacacagaaaaacaaaacatatatatatacacagaatcaacaattaacccccactattacccctcccaatccccagccccaccctggcccccaacaacatcccagtgatcatgcatgattatagacacacgcacaaaaaaaataaataattataatcacacatccagaaaCGCCAGATATCAaacccatttccccacaaacaagttcaatttccccagtcttctaaatgacccctcttcaaaggccgccaccctccccatctccgagcaccactcctgaaatgggggcactccagccgacctccatcatcttaaaactatctgtctggtgatcatgacactggttagaaccAGTGATGACGGTTAGGACCGGCAAAataaaacccgagtgcccaatacatcacacacataactctgaaccttcaatcaaaactcctggatcttaacacacccccaaaagacatgggttatgtctagGGAttcaccgatccgatacctggatcggtacctgctccgatactgacgttttcaTACGGATCAGGTATCGGTTCGATcagcctgatccaaatccgatactgtgttagacatgttcgttactgtcaagctccaaaagtgaCATAAATGAACCattaaagcaccattaaagtttAAAGTCAAAGGacaatttaggtgttgattttattgaacagggctggcagtaatcaggcctgggtgtgtgtgtagtccagctgaacctcattatgaatgcagtttcatagatttggggatttagtaactagggggggaaaatatattttcacacaggcccagttggtattggataactgttttgcttcagtaaataacattatcatttaaaaactcttttttgtgtttactcgtattacctttgttttatgtgagtttttgtttgaatttttgaaacaatttagtatgagatatacacaaaaactgaagaaatcaggatgggggcaagtACTTtaacacagtactgtatacatgtACATTGAGGTTTATAAGTCCTTTGAAAATCCAAGTCTgaattaaacctgaaaataaacagaattttaGGATTctgaaaaatatcaaacaaagaaatgttatgaaaTATTTAGGATTTGCACTATttataggtcactaatcaaatatgcAAATTTGTCACATTGACTGTTTTAACTTAAACGTTGTAGTAAAGGTCACATTTCattgctttcattgaagcacacaagatggtcTTTAGAATATGAACAAGAACTTTTGagattcatgtttatttttcaattcaactttttaattaaatgctgtgctgataatgtatttttaatgaaaaaaagtgttaaattagtaaaatgcaaaataatttttccaaaacaAACGTAAAATATTTTCACAAGCAGTGTTGGGAAGAGGTCTGCATTCCCACGGAACTCCCGCAGGACCCACGGGACCTGATCAGATTAAATGTAGGCGCGGGATTCAATTTCTGAGCTGAAGGCAGTAGCGGACTAAAAAATCAGATGTGGGTATCTATTTTGATATTATTCATGAATgcacaaaaacaacaactaaaaaaactatattttattttacaactaAATTATTTTTGATAACAAACAGAAAATCCAACGTAAAAACATGCACACAACGCGTGCatcaaattatccaatatttagagcaggctatAGTCAATGGTGCTTTacaagaatggcagagcaaagcgtTTACATTGTGTCATCAAAAGATGTGAAACTGGGACAGGAAAATGGTtaagtgttaagaaaccaacctcaGACAAGTCAGATGGGCATCAAGTCACAcgtcatctgataatagcaataactGGAAAATAAAATGCTCTTTGTGTAGGATACATGTTGTCTATTTGCACAGCTTTTGCCCTATGTGGCAAACAAATGCGGGGTTGCAGGAATGGGAGCGGCTGGGAAGAATATAATTGTGGGCAGAGAGCGGGTGAACATGGAGGAAACTTCAGCGGGAGCGTTCGGGTGCGGGATAGAAACTTGCAGGAGCGGAATGGAAAAAACTGCCCCACGGAGACCTCTAGTGTTGGGCAAGTTACCGGTACTCAAAGTAATCCTAAAAATATAACAACTACTTTTAGATTACTGATTATTTCAtgaaaaaagtattcacattagtAATTGTTTTTGAatatactttctaaaacacttcacagaaaagtttgtttCTCTGTGTAACAAATTCAAAATTATGTCTGTATGGTTTTCCCGGCTTGTCGCACACAAGCCATGCACTCAGCACTGCACAATTCTGCCTTATAATGACTCATTAGGAGCGCACACAAACGGACGTAcaaatgaacataattcatgtttaaatgtattctacataattaTTTTAGAAATCTTCAGTGTGTAACCTGTGCAATGTACTAAAAGTAATACACTTTATTGAAGGTCAGTaacattaatctgattacaataatttaaaatgtaatgtgtctactttttgactaaaaaagtaCTTGGAtcacagtaactaattactttgtaatcagttctcacccaacattttttacaagtggacttttgaactagggctgtcatgattatgaaatttggctgacgattaattgtcaaataaataattgtgattatgaccattaattgtctgttttggggctgtgacgattaattgtctcattaagggctttcatgattaattgtcatataaaaacaatttctgcatgtgtgcttcatacaccataagatgtaatttttacatatttaacttcaaataaataaaataggaataaactattatttcctttttaaggttttaaaaacttatgaatgacttgaaaaataatgttttaaatataaaaatatttctaaatactttaacagcaactttagttttggtcaattttacatttacacttgtttttttgttttttttaataaaaaaaatatataattttgtatatatatatatatatatatatatatatatatatatatatatatatataaatattattattattatatttttattaaattatgcaatagtaaaatatttctttcctaatttcttcactttcacatgctattttaatgcctgattaaacccacaagcccttatttgtcatgaagcaaaacctttgagagtTTGTTTCATAATTGTAttactccacagaaatagagtaagcgtgcgtctcctcctctttgtcaatgcgtgtcattaacacagcgtgCATATGAACCAGGAACCTTTGCCATTAAACAATCATTTAAAGTGGAACCGGagcactttgcattcactatcaaagtttaaaCTTGTTGGTTTATATATTCGCGGGAGTTTGGCGTGGGCCTCAGCACGCGCATCAGAGCTCTTCACATGCTCTTTCAGGAGAGGTGCTGGTTGACCTCCTCTGTGCGGCTCAGtgaagttcaactgaatgacacacaaacccGCAATTCATGCCGTTAATTTATACAATATAttagcttaaaattcccttatatgGGCATTATAATgtgaatttgaatgcccaataatcgcggttgtctcaaataaccatggttagatcaaataaccgcgatcagacggttttttaataatcgcgacaggcctattTTTAACCCTACTGTAAATAAAACCagggaaattatgtaattattaattactaactaATAATAATGAACTGCATGTACTTACTGCGGTATTATTTTGTGGATCTGCTTCAACTTgcatattgttgttgttattagttattaatatttactatagtaacatgaAAAACTGTCAAATAAAGTGTGAACAGTGACAAGATATACTGCTTTGAATCTCTGTGTGGTCTTAACTCTCACACCACACATTAActtaaccagcacaaaaaaagtgtttatagTTTAGAAATTTTAGATGCTGACATTAAACAAGGGATGACCTATGCTGTTAGAGGACATGAAATTCTGCAGTGATTTGTTTAAATTCTTTGTTTCCTAAACATATCTTTTCCTCCTCTATTGTCAGGCTCACATGGTGCTTTCTGTGAGGTCCGACAGATGGACAAAAGGATGTTGGACTTTTATAGCAAACTTGGCTGCTTTGAAGTGGCCAAAATGGAGGGATTCCCAAAAGATGTTATAATAATGGGGAGGAGCTTGTAAGTCTAGAAAAAGAAACATCCAGATGGAGCCCCCTAAAAAGTGCACAAAGCTTTGGCCCATAGTAAAGGCCCAAGGCACAACCTGTTTATATAACGATCACATGTTTGTAATCGCAACTCTAGTGGCCTGTAATGGTAACTTATTTCACCTAATTATGCCGGATACACTTCTAGACTTTTAGGTGCTTTTCATAgatattattatttgcatgtcAGAGGTTGTGTGCTCGAGAGATTGCTAGTGTGTTCATATATGCACATGTTTCTGCAAGCGTAATTCAGTATGCATGAGTTACTTTGTAGGAAATTATTTTTCCTGGTGGACCGATAGATTGAGTTGGCCAAGTGCCATTTGACCTCACTAAATCTCTTAGATGTAGTTGGGTTGCTGTCAGTTTGTTTTCTGCATATGTCCGTGGTTAAgttgacacattaaagctgatgtgtagATCCTCCAGACTAAAACTTGCTAAGAGAAatcctcactgttttttttttttatagtttactTAAGTGTTTTGCAGTGTTCAAAGCAATAATCTCAAATGAGGATGACTTCATAATAGCCAGTGTTATTGCTTTCCTGGACATTGTAATAAAGTTTGCAGTTTTCCAGGCACAAATAATGTCAGTGAGCTCATATGCAGAATACAGAACACTGAAGCTATTTTTAAAGGTGTGGGATATTGCTCATTGACTctttaaaaagaaagaagagaCAAAAAATAGGCAAACTAAACTTTGAACAGGCAGAAGTAAATACAGTTACATCATAATGTTCATTGTCCTTTAGACTGCATGgcatgtattttttgttttgttttgtttaaaaaaaaaaaaaagagaaaaaaaaagaaaatgccttTTGGCTCTTGCCCCCCTTTTGTAATGTATTTGAGGTTAATGAGAGGGACTTTCCTACACTTCTGCCTTTGTTTAAAGCtgtgcattatacatttttgagaCAGTACGGTTACATGACAATTATGAGATGCAGGTATGATGTTTACAAAACAAAAGTACAAATGTAACCTAAATGTGAAGGCCAATGCCCAGCACAATGTCTCTAACCAAAGTGtgaattataattacatttaaataaagctaTGTTAATAGATTATCGCTAACGTACCTGAGGTCCTTTCTCTGTTGTCTGAACAGGAGGATAACCACCATTGCCTGTTCGTAATTATGGTCTGCCTTTttgttattatataaaaaaataaaagcaccaCATTTAAAGTTGGGTTTCTCTAAAAACCACACTCTAATGCCAATGTCAGGATTATTGCCCTGATTGTGTGGTACAAAGGATTCTCTTTAGGAATCCTTTAGaagtctactttttttttttttttttgtgtaaacatTCCTAATTTGCTTTATAATTGATAAACAGATGAGCCCAAATGGCTCTCACAGAGTCCCACACATAATGTTAAACTTCTGATTGggtttatgaaaatgtaaatagTTCTGTGCATGTGATGGGCCAACAGTTTGGGTCTTGAGAAATGTTCAGTCATTTTTTCACACCCAGTCAAGAGGAACTTTTACTATGAAAATTGGCTGTTCATCTCCATGGCTTTTAGATTACTTTGCTTGGCTCATTGTAATTTGGTTGATCATATACAATgtaaagaacttttttttttaaagttatatacaatgcatatatttaaaaagatgaaGACCTTTCCATACTTTGATGTAATTATGATTATGAATATGTAATATAGTTGTAATTAATGTAAGGTGTGTATGTAATTAAAATGgtcattaaaatgttaaatagaaACATCTGTGCTAAATGAGTCATGCTTCCTAGGCCCTTTACTCTTCCTACAAAACACTTTTAGTTTCACTTTCTGCTGATATTGtgatgtttaaaaatacaaataaactggAAGCAGTCTTTCCTATCTGCCTATCTAACTAACTATCTGTTTTTATTACACTggagtgtacatacagtataattaatTTAGTACTATAGCTATCATTTCAAAGTTGATTTCTATATAGATTTACACCAGCAGTGTTCTCTACGTcgtcatatttatttgcattgcgcttttcacaacacatcctttcaaagcagctttacaggaaattcaGTAACAAAAAATTATGCTATTTAAGTGCTCATTGTGCTgttataatgaataaaaatattaaaaagcatGCCTTAAAGATAGTCTTTAGGCCCCTAAGGACTTTAATCTCACAGTATGTCACATGATTTGTTATTTTTGGCAAGCAAGGTTTTAAATCCTAGTCCCTTTCTGAAGGACTGACTGTTTTATGCTCCATGCAGACCATGattctgtaaataaactgttgTTTTTGTAGGTAtctgtgataaaaaataaataaataaaaaaacattgcaagCTCATTTTCAGCAAATTGTATCATTAAAAGCAATAAATGTTAGTGGTTTATTCTTGGGTTTATCAGAGCTATCTAAaaagaccttattcagagtagcgccagattgaatttttgacgggaatgaaaacgaggctgtgagtgaTGCCGTCTGGACAATGTCATGCACTGTATAAATCACATCTAATTGACAGAAGAACTCATGTTTTTATTACACTCCAGTATACATAGTCATTAGTATAAATATATTAGTACTATAGCTATCATTTCAAAGTATTGATTTCCAAACGTAACAGTAATATGTGTTTTCGATCAGTAAAATGCCCCATCTACAATTTTACATGTTGATGACGTCATGATTCTTGCGACGCTTTTCGCGTTGTCGTCACGTGTGTTTTGAATAGGCGATCTGCCCCTGTGGATGTTCTAGCCTGTATTGAACTGGTATTATTAACGTAACGTTTGAACAATAATGTCGTTTATGGAGGACGAAGCATCAGACAGTGGGGTTGACTCGCGCTCACGGTTGGAAAGCTATGTATTCAGTAAGATCAATTCTCCGTTGCTAAAAATGATGTGGTGCATGCATTATAGACACGTGGGATCATAGAACTGGAGTGGTCAGATTTTCTTTCAAATATCTGTAATCACTGATATTTAAAGTTCAGGAAGCACTGATTTCACAGAAATATGTAATTGAATCAAGATATAATGGAAATGTGAGCTTTTTTATTCATTACGCGATTCTctacaaataaattaattgtacTTAACATTGTATTTCTTCTAGGTTGTGAGTTGTCCTCTGATGTTCCATTTTACACATTTCAAGCTGATGAAGATGAGGATATGGAACATTTTCTCGAGCTTAGAACGGTTAGTAGAacattcccattaaaaaaaatatctgatgattttttttttttttaaagggatgctTCACCCAAAAAGGATAATCTGTcgtcatgtactcaccctcatgttgttccaaacctgaatgactttctttcaaatGTGCGACCCAAATCGAGATGTCAAGCATAGTGTTAGTCTcgatcaccattcaatttcatgttatggtgcaaaaaatgcaatgaaagtaaatgttgaccgaggctaacattctgggtttgtaacaacatgagggtgagtacacgatgacagaattttcatttttcggtgaattATTCCCCACTTGGCAACTTACCTCATTTTCAAACTCATAGATTTGTCTGGGCGACGGTGCTAAAGATGAGAATAACGTGGTGGAAGTTACCGCTATGAATCACCAGGGAAAGAAAATATCGGTGCCTGTAGCTAATCTTCACATATCCTGTCTACCTATGGTAATTTTATGtgattctgagttactttgtctgttttacatttactttatGCTATATAGATGTTCAAAATTGCTTTCAAATGAGTTCACATCTGTTTATACTTAGGTAAGCCTTGGTGAGTTTGAGTTGATGGCTCCTGTCACACTACGCCTGAAATCTGGATCTGGACCAGTGACTGTCAGTGGGCTGCATTTAGTTGGTGAGGAATAAAACGCTCTTTATTTAATGACCCAATCATATAAAGTGTGTGAGAGCACTTTAGTTATTCTCAATATATAGTACTTATGTATATGCAACATATTGTTTTTAGTCCTTTATAATGAAGTGAATGATGCACATTAATTCTTTTTGTCTCCTTTAGCCACAGAGAATGAAGACTCTGACATGTCAGATGAGGAAGATGATGATAGTGAGGAGGAAATGCCTGCTGTCAAACCAGCCAAGAAAAAGCAGTAGCTTTAATCTCACAAACacatattttgatgtttacatcacacctttatatattttatacaatacTAGATTTGATGTGCCTCTACCAGATTTAATGGCGGGTGGCATAggatttaacagatttttttttactgccaGATGTGGTTGCAAATGTTGAATTGAAAGGTAAAGGTCTCATGAACATTTGACTTTTGCCATGCTTcatgttgaaaatgtttttatttctgaATACTGTTACTTATGCATACAAGAGAACAAAGATGTATTCATTATTGGAGTGGTGGTTATCCTGGGAATTGAAAATACAGTCCTGTcctatcaccattgtgccctgAGGCACTTAAGATGCTATTGACAGTGGACAGTGAAAAGCATTctgtaaataaaatgtgttttttgtagaATCTGTGCAGTTGTTACTTTTTTTACAAGCTAATTTTCCACCAATTTTGGTCAATTCAGCATTGTATCATAAAAAGCAGTAAATGTTAGTGGTTTATTAGGTTtatctgaagtgatatgattgttgtaggtgagaaacaaatcaatgtttaggttcttttttactataaatatccacctttgaccagaCACGACCAGTAGATGGcgacaaaagcaaaagaagaatgtgaaagtggagatttatagtgggGAAAAAAgcacttatatattgatctgtttctcacctacacctattatatcacttcagaagacatggatttaaccactggagtcgtatggattagaTGTCTACCTGTTTTTTTCCATCCCGCTCCCGCAAGTTTCTACCCCACACCCGAACACTACCGCTGATTTTTACTCCATTAACCCGCTCTCTGCCCGCCGCGATTTTCTTCCTGACCACTCCCGTTCACGCAACCCTGCATGTGTTTTCCACATAGAGCAAAAGCCATACATATAGACAGTAAGTTTacacaaataacattttattttttctgttactGCAATTCTGACTTGCATGAGGTTGATTTCGtaacactaaattgaccattttccagtctgagtttcacatcctttgattACAGTGTGCCCATGCTTTGCTCTTCCATTCAAGCCCCGTTGACTatagcctgctctaaatattggataatttgatGCATGTGCTATGTGCACATTTTTACTTCGTATTTTCGGTTTATTGttatcaaaaaattttttttgtaaaatcaaataaaaacatttttttcattgattaattcataaaaaaaaaggtaTCCACATCAAATTTTCAGGCTATCTTTGACCGCCCGCTCCTGTCCATATCTCAGGGAAGTACTGTCCACTTCCGCCTTCAGCTCGGAAATGTAATCACACTCTGCAAGAAATCTAAtcgggaatgcagacctctattatggagtacttttatgctgcctttatatgcttttttgagcctcgaagttctggccacctttcacttgcattatatggacctacagagctgagagattcttctaaaaatgtttgtgttctagAGATGGCcttatggtgagtaaatgatgaaagaattttcatttttgggtgaactactcctttaaatgttaaatttttaTTAGATTTACTTTTTGAAGGGAATGGAAACGAGTCTGTTAGGGACAGAAGTACAGTTCAATGGGCTGCACAGTTGTTTAGTTGATTGTtcggctaaaaaaataaaaaaaatgtttccaaaacatTTTCAGTAGGAAAAACAAAATCATGAATTATGAATATTAGATGTGATCTGGGAccttttatacagtgcatgtcattgaagagactgtaaatctATTCCGTCATAGCTTTGATTTTCAttcgaataaaaaaaataaaatgaataaatgacgtttctctgaataaggtctacaactactaattaaaaaaatattcacagtaattgaaaaaagtatttgtgtcatcttggacactgacacctagtggcttggatgcagcatcatttaaaatcaatagttttcagtttcaaatgCCATTGTACAAATTTAGTTTTCACTATCAGCcacgattactttaatcaatgagtgaaagtgtccaataatagtgCAGTAACTgatattaagcgagtagtattcggctggtcatgtgattctaacatggcagcccccatgttttttttttttttatatatatatataagtgtccttttttatttatttttttattagtaaaCAGTAACATTTACAATTgtgtaaatataacaataaatattatacaataagatatgcattttacaatataaatatacagaagtatataaaaaagtaaacaataacaaagaagTGATGGCAGCcaccatgtgcggaccctctccatgtagaaaaaaacagcatttataaggttactgatatgactggagtcttcattttaatgtaagtggtcatgatttcctacatatactgcaaaattacaattcatgtctttaggagttaaactttttaatgaggaaataattactgagtgcacctttaaaccagCATCCGGATCTGGTGCCACTGttactaaaacatgctaaaatggCATGAGCGTAATGGCGTATTTGCAAATAAACTCGTGGGAAAATAGTATTGGAATAAAGTCATATCAAAACACCCATAGTGGGAGTGTAGCTTcacaacaaaacattttacaacatTCGCGTTAATTCTCCTGCTGTTCCTTTCAAATGACGCCTACTGTGTAAGCCGGTGACCTCTTTTAACTCCCCAAGTAACGAAATATAGGTCTCTGCAGGacagtaatgggtgttttcaaatctctgggcgtttctaaactatacAATGAAAGTAGGAATCCCAATGGTTTTAAAACGCCCATCTCTGCAGAGATATGCTCCTAGTAACGCTCGTTGCGTTTCGGAAGATTACCGGAGAATATCAAGATGGT
The genomic region above belongs to Myxocyprinus asiaticus isolate MX2 ecotype Aquarium Trade chromosome 23, UBuf_Myxa_2, whole genome shotgun sequence and contains:
- the LOC127414038 gene encoding nucleoplasmin-like protein NO29 — its product is MSFMEDEASDSGVDSRSRLESYVFSCELSSDVPFYTFQADEDEDMEHFLELRTICLGDGAKDENNVVEVTAMNHQGKKISVPVANLHISCLPMVSLGEFELMAPVTLRLKSGSGPVTVSGLHLVATENEDSDMSDEEDDDSEEEMPAVKPAKKKQ